One Mycobacterium kubicae genomic window carries:
- a CDS encoding DUF3060 domain-containing protein, protein MKRTTAAGSLATCAVTIAAAFAAPPPAAHAKNGDTHITGQGVEQTIDCNDATLMVNGTRNTITAKGSCWAVTVMGSSNVVIADTIVNDITAYGYDETVFFHNGDPVIWDRGRELGMVNRLQRVGP, encoded by the coding sequence GTGAAACGAACAACCGCCGCCGGATCACTGGCGACCTGCGCGGTCACCATCGCTGCCGCCTTCGCCGCTCCGCCGCCGGCTGCACACGCCAAGAACGGCGACACCCACATCACCGGTCAGGGCGTGGAGCAGACCATCGACTGCAATGACGCCACCTTGATGGTCAACGGCACGAGGAACACCATCACCGCCAAGGGGTCTTGTTGGGCGGTAACGGTGATGGGCTCGTCCAACGTGGTCATCGCCGACACCATCGTCAACGACATCACCGCCTATGGCTACGACGAGACGGTGTTCTTCCACAACGGCGACCCGGTGATCTGGGACCGCGGCCGCGAACTCGGCATGGTGAACCGCCTGCAACGAGTGGGGCCGTGA
- a CDS encoding TetR/AcrR family transcriptional regulator: protein MAAQPETPTTGARPRTGRSGARPAKLSRDSIVEGALTFLDREGWDSLTINALATQLGTKGPSLYNHVDSLEDLRRAVRIRVIDDIITMLNRVGEGRSRDDAVLVMAGAYRSYAHHHPGRYSAFTRMPLGGDDPEYTAATRGAAGPVISVLSSYGLNGDDAFYAALEFWSALHGFVLLEMTGVMDDIDTDAVFTDMVLRLAAGMDRRTASGGGRPG, encoded by the coding sequence ATGGCAGCCCAGCCGGAAACACCCACCACGGGTGCCCGCCCGCGCACGGGCAGGTCTGGCGCCAGGCCTGCCAAGCTCAGCCGGGACAGCATCGTCGAGGGTGCGCTGACGTTCCTGGATCGCGAGGGCTGGGACTCGTTGACGATCAACGCGCTGGCCACTCAGCTGGGGACCAAGGGTCCGTCGCTGTACAACCACGTGGACAGCCTGGAGGACCTGCGTCGCGCCGTGCGGATCCGGGTGATCGACGACATCATCACCATGCTCAACCGCGTCGGGGAGGGCCGCTCCCGCGATGACGCGGTGTTGGTCATGGCGGGTGCCTATCGCAGTTACGCCCACCACCATCCGGGCCGCTATTCGGCGTTCACCCGGATGCCGTTGGGCGGTGACGATCCCGAGTACACCGCGGCCACCCGCGGCGCGGCCGGGCCGGTGATCTCGGTGCTGTCGTCCTATGGATTGAATGGAGACGACGCCTTCTATGCGGCCCTGGAGTTCTGGTCGGCGTTGCACGGGTTCGTGTTGCTGGAGATGACCGGGGTCATGGACGATATCGACACCGACGCGGTGTTCACCGACATGGTGCTGCGACTGGCGGCGGGCATGGATCGGCGCACCGCCTCGGGCGGTGGCCGGCCCGGCTGA